From Strix uralensis isolate ZFMK-TIS-50842 chromosome 1, bStrUra1, whole genome shotgun sequence, a single genomic window includes:
- the DUSP22 gene encoding dual specificity protein phosphatase 22 isoform X4, translating to MTVPALCLRARHFRESIKFIHECRLTGEGCLVHCLAGVSRSVTLVVAYIMTITDFGWEDALSVVRAARSCANPNMGFQRQLQDFEKHDVDQFRQWLKEEYGENSSQDLQEAKNLLSKYKEQAELQQNTGGRQWNNNFSSVPSLSYSNYTTET from the exons ATGACAGTGCCCGCCCTATGCTTGAG GGCAAGGCATTTCAGAGAGAGCATCAAATTTATCCATGAGTGCCGGCTTACAGGTGAAGGCTGCCTAGTTCATTG CCTTGCAGGTGTCTCTAGGAGCGTAACATTGGTGGTTGCCTACATCATGACCATCACAGACTTTGGTTGGGAAGATGCACTGTCTGTTGTCCGTGCAGCGAGATCCTGTGCCAATCCTAACATGGGCTTCCAGAGGCAGCtacaggattttgaaaaacatgatGTTGATCAG TTCAGGCAGTGGCTGAAGGAAGAATATGGGGAAAACTCTTCTCAGGATCTGCAAGAAGCCAAAAATCTTCTGAGCAAATATAAAGAGCAGGCAGAGTTGCAGCAGAATACTGGAGGAAGACAGTGGAATAACAACTTCTCATCTGTGCCATCTCTCTCATACAGCAATTACACAACAGAGACCTAA
- the DUSP22 gene encoding dual specificity protein phosphatase 22 isoform X2, with protein sequence MGNGMNKILPGLFIGNFKDARDVEQLSKNNITHILSIHDSARPMLEGVKYLCIPAADSPSQNLARHFRESIKFIHECRLTGEGCLVHCLAGVSRSVTLVVAYIMTITDFGWEDALSVVRAARSCANPNMGFQRQLQDFEKHDVDQFRQWLKEEYGENSSQDLQEAKNLLSKYKEQAELQQNTGGRQWNNNFSSVPSLSYSNYTTET encoded by the exons ATGCCCGAGATGTAGAGCAATTGAGTAAGAATAACATTACACACATTCTTTCAATCCATGACAGTGCCCGCCCTATGCTTGAG GGAGTGAAGTATCTGTGCATTCCTGCTGCTGACTCACCCTCGCAGAACTt GGCAAGGCATTTCAGAGAGAGCATCAAATTTATCCATGAGTGCCGGCTTACAGGTGAAGGCTGCCTAGTTCATTG CCTTGCAGGTGTCTCTAGGAGCGTAACATTGGTGGTTGCCTACATCATGACCATCACAGACTTTGGTTGGGAAGATGCACTGTCTGTTGTCCGTGCAGCGAGATCCTGTGCCAATCCTAACATGGGCTTCCAGAGGCAGCtacaggattttgaaaaacatgatGTTGATCAG TTCAGGCAGTGGCTGAAGGAAGAATATGGGGAAAACTCTTCTCAGGATCTGCAAGAAGCCAAAAATCTTCTGAGCAAATATAAAGAGCAGGCAGAGTTGCAGCAGAATACTGGAGGAAGACAGTGGAATAACAACTTCTCATCTGTGCCATCTCTCTCATACAGCAATTACACAACAGAGACCTAA
- the DUSP22 gene encoding dual specificity protein phosphatase 22 isoform X3: MQHSRMKANVNGVKYLCIPAADSPSQNLARHFRESIKFIHECRLTGEGCLVHCLAGVSRSVTLVVAYIMTITDFGWEDALSVVRAARSCANPNMGFQRQLQDFEKHDVDQFRQWLKEEYGENSSQDLQEAKNLLSKYKEQAELQQNTGGRQWNNNFSSVPSLSYSNYTTET; encoded by the exons ATGCAACACTCAAGAATGAAAGCAAACGTCAAT GGAGTGAAGTATCTGTGCATTCCTGCTGCTGACTCACCCTCGCAGAACTt GGCAAGGCATTTCAGAGAGAGCATCAAATTTATCCATGAGTGCCGGCTTACAGGTGAAGGCTGCCTAGTTCATTG CCTTGCAGGTGTCTCTAGGAGCGTAACATTGGTGGTTGCCTACATCATGACCATCACAGACTTTGGTTGGGAAGATGCACTGTCTGTTGTCCGTGCAGCGAGATCCTGTGCCAATCCTAACATGGGCTTCCAGAGGCAGCtacaggattttgaaaaacatgatGTTGATCAG TTCAGGCAGTGGCTGAAGGAAGAATATGGGGAAAACTCTTCTCAGGATCTGCAAGAAGCCAAAAATCTTCTGAGCAAATATAAAGAGCAGGCAGAGTTGCAGCAGAATACTGGAGGAAGACAGTGGAATAACAACTTCTCATCTGTGCCATCTCTCTCATACAGCAATTACACAACAGAGACCTAA